The following proteins come from a genomic window of Proteinivorax hydrogeniformans:
- a CDS encoding DUF1540 domain-containing protein — MAQQGGKQEIYCAVSNCHYYQSGHKCAAEKIMVCSDPIAHKMPDTMDATTSEQFPESPCNTCMETACKTFVAKEDPTRDGVNKL; from the coding sequence ATGGCACAACAAGGCGGAAAACAAGAAATCTATTGTGCAGTAAGTAACTGTCACTACTATCAATCTGGGCATAAATGTGCAGCTGAAAAAATAATGGTATGTTCAGACCCCATTGCCCATAAGATGCCTGATACAATGGATGCCACCACCTCTGAACAGTTCCCAGAAAGTCCATGTAACACTTGTATGGAAACTGCATGTAAAACATTTGTGGCAAAAGAAGACCCTACTAGAGATGGTGTTAACAAGCTGTAG
- a CDS encoding ornithine--oxo-acid transaminase, whose amino-acid sequence MNTEQLLKVTDQYTAPNYLPLPIVISEAEGVWVKDPEGNKYMDMLSSYSALNQGHRHPKIINAVKEQLDKVTLTSRAFQNEKLGLLSKQLCDLTKKEKALIMNTGAEAVETAIKCARRWAYQVKGIPENKAEIIVMSGNFHGRTVTVVSFSSNESYHKGFGPLTPGFKIVPYGDIDALKDAINPNTAALLMEPVQGEAGVIIPPEGYLKEAYDTCKKNDVLFMADEIQSGFGRTGKLFACDWEDVDPDIYIMGKALGGGVIPVSAITGNSELLNLFNPGSHGSTFGGNPLGCACAMAAVDVLIEENLVQRSLDLGEYLKSELKKINNEEIVEVRGKGLFIGLELNGPARPYCEKLKEAGILCKETHENVIRFAPPLIISKDELDWAIEKVKIVLEG is encoded by the coding sequence ATGAACACAGAGCAACTTTTAAAGGTTACAGATCAGTATACCGCCCCTAACTATCTTCCTTTACCTATAGTCATTTCAGAGGCTGAAGGAGTTTGGGTCAAGGATCCTGAGGGCAATAAGTATATGGATATGTTAAGCTCTTATTCAGCTCTAAACCAAGGACACAGACATCCCAAAATTATTAACGCGGTAAAAGAACAACTAGACAAGGTAACTCTTACTTCAAGAGCTTTTCAAAATGAAAAACTAGGACTTCTTTCCAAACAGCTATGCGACCTTACCAAAAAAGAAAAAGCGTTAATTATGAATACAGGTGCAGAAGCTGTGGAAACAGCTATAAAGTGTGCACGAAGATGGGCTTATCAAGTCAAAGGCATCCCTGAAAATAAAGCAGAAATTATAGTTATGAGTGGAAACTTCCATGGTAGAACTGTCACAGTAGTTTCATTTAGCTCTAACGAAAGTTATCACAAAGGTTTTGGGCCACTTACTCCAGGCTTCAAAATAGTACCTTACGGCGATATAGATGCGTTAAAAGATGCTATAAATCCAAACACCGCAGCTCTACTGATGGAGCCAGTTCAAGGAGAGGCAGGAGTTATTATCCCACCAGAGGGTTATCTAAAAGAGGCTTACGACACATGCAAAAAAAATGACGTTTTATTTATGGCCGACGAGATCCAAAGTGGATTTGGTAGAACTGGTAAGCTTTTCGCCTGTGATTGGGAGGATGTTGACCCTGACATTTATATAATGGGAAAAGCCTTAGGCGGAGGAGTGATCCCTGTTTCTGCAATCACAGGAAACTCTGAACTTTTAAACTTGTTCAACCCAGGTTCTCATGGCTCAACTTTTGGAGGTAACCCATTAGGTTGTGCATGTGCCATGGCTGCAGTTGATGTGTTGATAGAAGAAAATTTAGTCCAACGCTCTTTAGATCTTGGTGAATACTTAAAGTCAGAACTTAAAAAAATTAACAACGAAGAAATAGTAGAAGTTCGAGGAAAAGGATTATTTATTGGCTTAGAGCTAAATGGACCTGCTAGGCCTTACTGCGAAAAGTTAAAAGAAGCAGGCATCTTGTGTAAAGAAACCCACGAAAATGTTATTAGGTTCGCCCCACCTTTAATTATCAGTAAAGATGAACTTGATTGGGCCATAGAAAAGGTTAAAATTGTTTTAGAAGGTTAA
- a CDS encoding GGDEF domain-containing protein, with translation MKDMGNFFKIRLFIIILGLFPFALVTNFYMLLYLNINLILHITINIALISVYLVLILGKIYISLTEIYKASQQVAKGSYADLTINENGYFNSLAISFNKMLNEIDRHKAEMEKLSFQDHLTGLSNRRMLDLSMQAQINQSERTELPLSLLAIDIDDFKQINDTHGHLFGDTVIAEVASILNTSLRRSDMTARFGGEEFVVLLPNTNLINATKVAEKLRKEISHLRFQSNNRLISISVTIGAASLDQVPTNLSIEKKTEALLNKADIALYSGKESGKNKVSSSI, from the coding sequence ATGAAAGATATGGGTAATTTCTTTAAAATTCGGCTTTTTATCATTATTCTTGGTTTATTCCCTTTTGCATTAGTTACAAACTTTTACATGCTACTTTACTTAAACATAAACTTAATACTACATATAACCATTAACATAGCTTTAATATCTGTATATCTTGTTTTGATATTAGGGAAAATATATATTTCGCTAACAGAAATTTATAAAGCATCTCAGCAAGTTGCCAAAGGAAGTTATGCTGATTTAACAATCAACGAAAATGGGTATTTTAACTCGTTAGCAATTTCCTTTAATAAGATGTTAAACGAGATAGACAGACATAAGGCAGAAATGGAAAAACTATCCTTTCAAGATCATCTTACTGGTCTTTCTAATAGAAGAATGTTAGACCTCTCTATGCAAGCACAAATTAACCAAAGTGAAAGGACAGAACTACCTTTAAGCCTGCTAGCCATTGATATAGACGATTTTAAGCAGATAAATGATACACATGGACATCTGTTTGGAGATACAGTAATTGCAGAAGTTGCCAGTATTTTAAATACCTCTTTAAGACGTAGTGATATGACAGCTCGATTTGGAGGGGAAGAGTTTGTAGTTTTGCTTCCAAATACTAATTTAATAAATGCTACAAAAGTTGCTGAAAAGCTTCGCAAAGAGATAAGCCATCTTCGTTTTCAAAGTAATAATAGGCTAATCAGTATTTCTGTAACTATTGGCGCGGCGTCCTTAGACCAAGTCCCCACTAATCTATCTATAGAGAAAAAAACAGAAGCCTTACTAAATAAGGCTGATATCGCTTTGTATTCCGGAAAAGAATCCGGCAAGAATAAGGTATCTTCCTCAATTTAA
- a CDS encoding tetratricopeptide repeat protein, translating to MIELIIVALVNLIFLLVNRKKVKLMWLHWISINVNILVFFLIYYFASELDSTLLQYLSGGFFVLILFSQFPKFRQLRFSLPMDMQFNIILLYLWLSYKVSPSLNKMEKAIVYLNLSKRYQLAIGLCNKYLKESDNLKVMGHKTYSLINIGEYNKANTELDKILKTNHSDNYYITLKADVLYKLKDYDNAALYYHKAIQQKPNTPELWFSLARTYQKLNRFDDCEQTFKKVLDRNRSYLPAYTALAKLYINNNLYDKAREVLEQALDKIKHPHYRIHINKMLMEIKNKDNTQ from the coding sequence ATGATAGAACTTATAATTGTAGCATTAGTAAATTTGATATTCCTTTTAGTTAACAGAAAAAAAGTTAAACTAATGTGGCTTCACTGGATATCTATAAATGTAAATATATTGGTTTTCTTCTTAATCTATTATTTTGCTTCAGAACTAGATTCAACGCTTTTACAATATTTAAGTGGTGGATTTTTTGTGTTAATTTTATTTAGTCAGTTTCCTAAGTTTAGGCAGTTAAGGTTTAGCTTGCCTATGGATATGCAGTTTAACATAATTCTTTTATATCTATGGTTAAGTTATAAAGTTTCACCATCATTAAACAAAATGGAAAAAGCAATAGTATATCTTAATTTGAGCAAAAGATATCAGTTAGCAATAGGATTATGTAATAAATATCTAAAGGAAAGTGACAACCTTAAAGTTATGGGACATAAAACTTATAGCTTAATTAACATAGGCGAGTACAATAAAGCAAATACAGAGTTGGATAAAATATTAAAAACTAACCACTCTGATAATTATTATATTACTTTAAAAGCTGATGTTTTATATAAACTAAAGGACTATGATAACGCAGCACTTTATTACCACAAAGCTATACAACAAAAACCGAATACCCCAGAGTTGTGGTTTAGTTTAGCAAGAACATACCAAAAACTAAATCGCTTCGATGACTGTGAGCAGACATTTAAGAAGGTGCTAGATAGAAACAGAAGTTATTTGCCTGCTTACACTGCTTTAGCTAAGCTTTATATCAACAATAATTTGTATGATAAAGCCCGAGAAGTTTTAGAACAAGCTTTAGATAAAATAAAACATCCTCATTATAGAATCCATATAAATAAGATGCTAATGGAAATTAAAAATAAAGATAATACCCAATAA